Proteins found in one Thalassomonas actiniarum genomic segment:
- a CDS encoding sodium:solute symporter family protein, whose translation MNLSPIDIGIIALYILVSLGIGFWISNRASKNIKGYFLGGNELPWYYLGLSNASGMFDISGTMWMVYLLFIYGLKSIFIPWLWPAFNQIFLMVFLSIWLRRSGVMTGAEWITFRFGENLGARLSHIIVVVFALLGVLGFLAYGFVGAGKFAVAFLPWQLSADPHTNEIFYGLIITFITTLYVVKGGMFSVVITEVVQFVIMTLASIAIGVIAMMQVSPEMLAKVTPEGWDSMLFSWTLDLDWSGILASANDKIIEDGWSLFSVFFMLVLFKGFLQSLAGPAPNFDMQRVLSAKSPTDAAKMSWIVNLVLLFPRYMMITGLAILALVFFMGDLRAMGSDVDFEQILPFALMNYVPSGLLGLMIAGLLATFMSTFAATTNAAPAYVVNDIYKKYINPNAADKTYVYLSYIVSIVFVVAGTCIGLFVPSLNEAILWIVSALYGGYTAANMLKWYWWRFNGFGYFYGMLTGIVGAFLMMFTTLSPLYGFPILFAMCLVGSIAGTLLTKPDDMAVLKRFYLKTRPWGFWQPVLDEIRKTHPAVQPNREFKRDMSNVIIGIVWHSALTAAPIFMVIQQWQYFGYALITIAVTSWYLKINWWDKMQDYPDEMAQEESQQLTPGSIPDIKQAKATS comes from the coding sequence ATGAATTTGTCACCCATAGATATAGGCATCATCGCCTTATACATATTAGTTTCTCTTGGCATAGGTTTTTGGATTTCCAACCGGGCGTCTAAAAATATCAAAGGCTACTTCCTCGGCGGCAATGAGCTCCCCTGGTATTACCTGGGATTATCGAATGCTTCAGGCATGTTTGATATCAGCGGCACCATGTGGATGGTATACCTGCTCTTTATCTACGGTTTAAAAAGTATTTTCATCCCCTGGTTATGGCCAGCCTTTAACCAGATTTTCCTGATGGTGTTTTTATCTATCTGGCTGCGCCGCTCCGGGGTGATGACGGGAGCAGAATGGATCACCTTCCGCTTTGGTGAAAACCTGGGGGCCAGGCTCAGCCATATTATCGTCGTGGTCTTTGCCCTGTTGGGGGTGTTGGGATTCCTGGCTTATGGCTTTGTCGGCGCCGGTAAATTTGCGGTGGCCTTTTTGCCCTGGCAATTATCGGCGGATCCCCATACTAATGAAATTTTCTATGGCCTGATCATTACCTTTATTACCACGCTTTATGTGGTCAAGGGGGGCATGTTCAGTGTTGTCATTACCGAAGTGGTGCAGTTTGTGATCATGACCCTGGCCAGTATCGCCATAGGCGTGATTGCCATGATGCAGGTTTCTCCCGAAATGTTGGCTAAGGTGACGCCCGAAGGCTGGGACAGCATGTTATTCTCCTGGACCTTAGATCTCGACTGGTCCGGCATACTGGCGTCTGCCAATGATAAAATTATCGAAGACGGCTGGTCGCTTTTTTCGGTGTTTTTTATGCTGGTGCTGTTTAAAGGTTTCCTGCAAAGCCTGGCAGGGCCTGCGCCAAACTTTGATATGCAAAGGGTGCTGTCGGCGAAAAGCCCCACAGATGCAGCGAAAATGAGCTGGATAGTGAACCTGGTGCTGTTATTTCCCCGCTATATGATGATCACCGGCCTGGCCATACTTGCCCTGGTGTTTTTTATGGGGGATCTCAGGGCCATGGGCAGTGATGTCGACTTTGAACAAATTCTGCCGTTTGCCCTGATGAACTATGTGCCTTCCGGCTTGCTGGGATTAATGATCGCCGGCTTGCTGGCCACCTTTATGTCGACCTTCGCCGCCACCACCAATGCCGCCCCGGCCTATGTGGTAAATGATATCTACAAAAAATACATTAACCCCAATGCCGCGGACAAAACCTATGTTTACCTCAGTTATATCGTGTCTATCGTTTTTGTAGTGGCGGGTACCTGCATAGGTTTATTTGTACCGTCATTAAACGAGGCTATTTTATGGATAGTGTCGGCGCTTTACGGCGGCTATACCGCGGCAAATATGCTGAAATGGTACTGGTGGCGCTTTAATGGTTTCGGTTATTTCTACGGTATGTTAACCGGTATCGTCGGTGCATTTTTGATGATGTTTACCACGCTGTCGCCTTTATACGGCTTCCCTATTTTGTTTGCCATGTGCCTGGTGGGCAGCATAGCCGGTACCTTGCTTACTAAACCGGATGATATGGCAGTGCTGAAACGTTTTTACCTGAAAACCCGTCCCTGGGGTTTCTGGCAGCCGGTGCTGGATGAAATCCGCAAAACCCATCCGGCAGTACAGCCGAACCGGGAGTTTAAGCGGGATATGTCAAATGTGATCATAGGCATTGTTTGGCATTCGGCCCTGACGGCAGCACCAATATTTATGGTGATCCAGCAATGGCAATATTTCGGTTATGCCCTGATAACTATTGCCGTGACCTCCTGGTATTTAAAAATAAACTGGTGGGACAAGATGCAGGATTATCCTGATGAGATGGCACAAGAAGAAAGCCAGCAGTTAACACCGGGCTCGATACCGGACATTAAGCAGGCTAAGGCCACTAGCTGA
- a CDS encoding LacI family DNA-binding transcriptional regulator, with protein sequence MSTIRDVAKEVGCSTATVSRALSNPEKVSKASLKRIHAAIEKLQYRPNMLSQQFRNKQANTIVILVPDIANLFFSTVISGIENVAQSKGFNVLLGDTRDSSEREKSFINLVETKQADGVIQLRPYSKNSMLPKKFVTAVNACGCEDTPYPAVRIDNADAARQVTEHLISLGHKKIGLISGLTDNPHTIDRLKGYKQALAQAGIEFDPALVAEGDFTLWSGLNASEHFIRMTDRPTAIFSMNDEMAIGAMKGLKAKGLKIPEDISIAGFDDLEFSKYSDPPLTTVAQPAEKLGEKSAELLFQLIDGETSSQNEYVLPVEFIIRQSTAPPRS encoded by the coding sequence ATGTCAACAATAAGAGATGTTGCAAAAGAAGTAGGATGCTCTACTGCAACTGTTTCCAGGGCGCTTAGCAACCCTGAAAAAGTATCCAAAGCCAGCCTGAAACGCATTCATGCCGCGATAGAGAAATTACAATACCGGCCCAATATGCTGTCGCAGCAGTTTCGCAACAAGCAGGCCAATACCATAGTGATCCTGGTACCGGATATCGCTAACCTGTTTTTTTCCACCGTGATCAGCGGCATCGAAAATGTCGCCCAAAGCAAAGGGTTCAACGTATTACTGGGGGATACCCGGGATTCTTCCGAGCGGGAAAAAAGCTTCATTAACCTGGTAGAAACCAAACAGGCAGACGGTGTTATCCAGCTGCGGCCCTACAGCAAAAACAGCATGTTGCCGAAAAAATTTGTCACCGCGGTAAATGCCTGTGGTTGTGAAGACACCCCCTACCCGGCGGTGCGCATTGACAATGCCGATGCCGCCCGCCAGGTGACCGAGCACCTGATTTCCCTGGGACATAAAAAAATCGGCCTGATTTCCGGCCTGACCGACAACCCCCATACGATAGACAGGTTGAAAGGTTATAAACAGGCACTGGCGCAGGCGGGGATCGAATTTGACCCAGCCTTAGTGGCGGAGGGGGATTTCACCTTATGGTCCGGGCTTAATGCCAGCGAGCATTTTATCCGTATGACCGACAGGCCTACCGCCATTTTCAGCATGAATGACGAAATGGCGATAGGGGCGATGAAAGGCCTCAAAGCAAAGGGCTTGAAGATACCGGAAGATATTTCCATTGCCGGTTTCGATGATCTGGAGTTTTCCAAATACAGTGATCCACCGCTGACCACGGTTGCCCAGCCCGCCGAGAAGCTCGGCGAAAAATCAGCGGAATTGCTGTTCCAGCTGATCGATGGCGAAACCAGTTCGCAAAATGAATATGTGCTGCCGGTAGAATTTATCATACGCCAGAGCACGGCACCGCCACGCAGCTAA
- a CDS encoding AGE family epimerase/isomerase, with product MTISNRLVDASKKLELWMQQQALPLWSTRGINPNNGSVFERLLADGQPDLSANNRTRVQARQIYVFSVAAQQGWLEQGLPVIADIVNYLDNSARLEQHQAGYAHLLSNKGKILDDKLDAYDFAFFILACAYRYQAFGDLHALHQLNQLLALVDVEFKKDPGGWMEGNYASDKRRQNPHMHLFEAFIACYKATGEGKWLARAGEIFTLFETVFYDGKNQVILEYFHHNWQPFSQAQGQVVEPGHMFEWIWLLREYHALTGTPVSQYCDALYQKALSFGREPDSGLIFDEIGQHGETLSATKRCWPVTECIKASLAQAKAGDKQAEILAAEAIELLFEFYLSKNVTGSYIDQLDANNRPMAEHAPASTLYHIMCATVEAVNYCRQH from the coding sequence ATGACAATATCAAACAGATTAGTCGACGCCAGTAAAAAACTTGAACTGTGGATGCAGCAACAGGCACTGCCTTTATGGTCTACCCGGGGCATTAACCCGAATAACGGCTCGGTATTCGAGCGCTTATTAGCCGATGGCCAACCCGACTTAAGTGCCAATAACAGAACCCGGGTGCAGGCCAGGCAAATCTATGTGTTTTCGGTTGCCGCCCAGCAGGGCTGGTTAGAGCAGGGGTTACCCGTTATAGCCGATATCGTGAACTACCTGGATAACAGCGCCCGGCTGGAGCAACATCAGGCGGGTTACGCCCATTTATTATCCAATAAAGGCAAGATACTCGATGATAAACTCGATGCCTATGATTTTGCCTTTTTTATTCTTGCCTGCGCCTATCGCTACCAGGCCTTCGGCGATCTACATGCCCTGCACCAGCTTAACCAGTTGTTAGCCTTGGTGGATGTGGAGTTTAAAAAAGATCCCGGCGGCTGGATGGAAGGCAATTATGCCAGCGACAAGCGTCGGCAGAATCCCCACATGCACCTGTTTGAAGCCTTTATCGCCTGTTATAAAGCCACTGGAGAAGGCAAATGGCTGGCCCGCGCCGGGGAAATATTCACCCTGTTTGAAACGGTATTTTACGATGGTAAAAACCAGGTGATTTTAGAATACTTCCACCATAACTGGCAGCCCTTTAGCCAGGCGCAAGGCCAGGTAGTAGAGCCGGGGCATATGTTTGAATGGATCTGGCTATTACGTGAATATCATGCCCTGACCGGTACCCCGGTAAGCCAGTACTGCGATGCCCTGTATCAAAAAGCCCTCAGCTTTGGCAGGGAGCCGGACTCGGGTTTGATATTCGATGAAATAGGCCAGCACGGGGAAACACTGAGTGCGACCAAACGCTGCTGGCCGGTCACGGAATGTATCAAGGCCAGCCTGGCGCAGGCCAAAGCCGGTGATAAACAGGCTGAAATCCTGGCGGCAGAAGCAATAGAACTGCTATTTGAATTTTACTTGTCAAAAAATGTAACCGGTTCCTATATTGATCAACTGGACGCAAACAACCGTCCCATGGCAGAGCACGCCCCCGCCAGCACCTTGTACCATATTATGTGCGCTACGGTAGAGGCCGTGAACTATTGTCGGCAGCATTAA
- the pgi gene encoding glucose-6-phosphate isomerase codes for MTARTSLASWQALSDHAGQMKQAHMNDLFNQDKQRFNKFSLQLPALLLDYSKNLVTEHTMEKLFALARDCDVSGWREKMFTGEAINRTENRAVLHTALRNRNLDPLYVDGENISAQVEQTLGKIKTFTEKVRQGHWLGYSGKRITDVVNIGVGGSNLGPQTVTEALKQYSDNSIKVHYVSNVDGAQIAEVLRPLNPEKVLFIVSSKTFTTTETMTNATTAVKWLVSSSFDERAIAKHFVAVTANKSNAREFGIAQENIFDIWDWVGGRFSLWSAIGLPVALDLGFDKFLELLEGAYDMDNHFRQAPLAENAPVILALLSVWNCTFLGAQSQAILPYDQSLHMLSAYLQQAEMESNGKSVTWNGEPVDYATVPSIWGELGINGQHAFYQYLHQSNNVVPADFIGSVESVTPVKGHHETLMANFFAQTQALMCGVDEAQVRADLKASGRQSDYIDKVAPHKVHKGNRPTNTILMKRITPKTLGSLIALYEHKIFVQGIILQICSFDQWGVELGKGLANKIQQELTEDGLKGDHDSSTAELISFYKNIKAASS; via the coding sequence ATGACAGCCAGAACCTCGCTTGCCAGCTGGCAGGCCTTATCCGACCATGCAGGGCAAATGAAACAAGCCCATATGAATGATTTGTTTAACCAGGACAAGCAACGCTTTAACAAGTTCTCACTCCAGCTGCCAGCCCTGCTGCTGGATTATTCGAAAAACCTGGTCACTGAGCATACCATGGAAAAACTGTTCGCCCTGGCAAGAGATTGTGATGTCAGTGGCTGGCGGGAAAAGATGTTCACCGGTGAAGCCATTAACCGCACCGAAAACAGGGCGGTTTTACACACGGCACTACGCAATCGCAACTTGGATCCGCTTTATGTTGACGGTGAAAACATCAGCGCACAGGTGGAGCAAACCCTGGGCAAAATAAAAACCTTCACCGAAAAAGTCCGCCAGGGGCACTGGCTGGGATACTCGGGAAAGCGCATCACAGATGTGGTCAATATCGGTGTCGGTGGCTCCAACCTGGGACCGCAAACCGTCACCGAGGCACTAAAACAATACAGTGATAACAGCATCAAGGTGCATTATGTTTCCAACGTTGACGGCGCACAAATCGCCGAGGTATTAAGGCCGTTAAACCCGGAAAAGGTCTTGTTTATTGTTTCCAGCAAAACCTTTACCACCACAGAAACCATGACCAATGCCACCACCGCGGTGAAATGGCTGGTGTCTTCTTCCTTTGATGAACGGGCCATCGCAAAACATTTTGTCGCGGTAACCGCGAATAAAAGCAATGCCAGGGAGTTTGGCATAGCCCAAGAAAATATTTTTGATATCTGGGACTGGGTCGGCGGCCGGTTTTCCCTGTGGTCTGCCATAGGCTTGCCTGTTGCCCTGGATCTGGGTTTTGATAAGTTTCTTGAACTGCTTGAAGGGGCTTATGATATGGACAATCATTTCAGGCAAGCGCCGTTGGCGGAAAATGCCCCGGTGATCCTGGCGCTGCTCAGTGTCTGGAACTGTACTTTTTTGGGAGCACAATCACAGGCGATCTTACCCTATGATCAATCATTACATATGCTCAGCGCCTACTTGCAACAGGCGGAAATGGAAAGTAACGGCAAATCGGTGACCTGGAACGGGGAGCCGGTAGATTATGCCACGGTACCGTCAATATGGGGCGAGCTGGGCATTAACGGTCAACACGCCTTTTACCAATACCTGCACCAAAGCAATAACGTGGTACCGGCAGATTTTATCGGCTCAGTAGAAAGCGTAACCCCGGTAAAAGGACACCATGAAACCCTGATGGCCAACTTCTTTGCCCAAACCCAGGCATTAATGTGCGGCGTAGACGAAGCCCAGGTACGGGCAGACTTAAAAGCCAGTGGCCGCCAATCCGATTATATCGACAAGGTTGCCCCCCATAAGGTGCATAAAGGCAACCGCCCCACCAATACCATTTTGATGAAACGTATTACCCCAAAAACGCTGGGTTCATTGATCGCCCTTTATGAGCATAAGATTTTTGTCCAGGGGATCATTTTGCAAATCTGCTCTTTTGACCAATGGGGAGTTGAGCTGGGCAAGGGCCTGGCCAATAAGATACAACAGGAGCTGACCGAGGATGGCTTAAAGGGTGATCATGACAGCTCTACCGCAGAGCTGATCAGCTTTTATAAAAACATAAAAGCCGCTTCGAGTTAA
- a CDS encoding VOC family protein produces MKQSIGHITLVVHDYDEAITFYTKKLNFELLEDSYQPEQDKRWVLIAPPGSNGVSLLLAKASNPKQQASVGNQTGGRVFLFLNTDDFWRDYNQMTERGIEFVREPVEQEYGTVAVFADLYGNLWDLIQRKA; encoded by the coding sequence GTGAAACAATCCATTGGCCATATAACCCTGGTCGTTCATGATTATGATGAAGCGATAACCTTCTATACCAAAAAACTTAATTTTGAACTGCTTGAAGATAGCTACCAGCCGGAGCAGGACAAGCGTTGGGTGCTGATCGCACCGCCGGGTTCAAATGGCGTATCTTTATTATTGGCCAAGGCTTCCAATCCGAAGCAGCAGGCCAGTGTCGGTAACCAGACAGGGGGCCGGGTATTCTTGTTTCTTAATACCGATGATTTCTGGCGTGATTATAATCAGATGACAGAGCGGGGTATTGAATTTGTTCGCGAGCCGGTGGAGCAGGAGTACGGCACTGTGGCGGTATTTGCCGATCTTTACGGGAACTTATGGGATCTGATCCAGCGTAAAGCTTGA
- a CDS encoding DUF3718 domain-containing protein: MKNVIIVALSFLFFAHNAAAKQLQFVTKNASNESQLCMEAATGVLSLKEIAEMSGISQKTLDKQIKCNGQDISKFANKFTNKTVKENAVVTENNFALTAGHANKDAQLCVIAASGDLAKLKRAVRAQGMSVKRFAQFSSCNQQSVNDFVRQYGSEQAASQLQKYI; this comes from the coding sequence ATGAAAAATGTTATTATTGTTGCACTATCTTTTCTTTTCTTTGCACACAACGCTGCTGCAAAACAACTTCAATTTGTGACGAAAAACGCCAGCAATGAATCTCAATTATGCATGGAAGCAGCTACCGGGGTATTAAGCTTAAAAGAAATCGCCGAAATGTCAGGTATCAGCCAAAAGACGTTGGATAAGCAAATCAAATGTAACGGCCAGGATATCTCTAAGTTTGCAAATAAATTCACCAACAAAACAGTAAAAGAAAACGCGGTTGTTACCGAAAACAACTTTGCTTTAACTGCCGGCCATGCCAACAAAGACGCGCAATTATGTGTTATTGCCGCTTCCGGTGACCTGGCTAAATTAAAGCGTGCGGTACGTGCACAAGGTATGAGCGTTAAGCGTTTTGCCCAGTTCAGCAGCTGTAACCAGCAATCGGTTAATGACTTTGTTCGCCAATACGGCAGCGAGCAAGCCGCCAGTCAGCTACAAAAATATATCTAA
- a CDS encoding DUF3334 family protein has protein sequence MKKNKSITTDDVLINLCQSVTEVLSKASGNKITYSAMVQKITCTCLRPDIGSFVLFDGGFNGIVVINLTSIAALEIYQDYMRNMGMPEEEISQSHLADDVANVMGELMNQIVGDFTFKVRERLQTSITQSQPKMMAISKLVQISVDTAMDRPQMRRVTFTTKNHNIFYLEFAMDRTEFIQLHEFESADSIDPDKVMEESLAEAQEDTGGGDSDEADDDFLAELGL, from the coding sequence GTGAAAAAAAATAAATCGATCACCACCGATGATGTTCTTATTAATTTATGTCAGTCGGTTACCGAAGTCTTATCCAAGGCCAGCGGCAATAAAATTACCTATTCCGCTATGGTGCAAAAAATAACTTGTACTTGTTTACGTCCCGATATCGGCAGTTTTGTGTTATTTGACGGTGGTTTCAACGGCATTGTGGTTATTAACTTAACCTCTATTGCGGCGCTGGAAATATACCAGGATTATATGCGTAATATGGGTATGCCGGAGGAAGAAATCTCCCAGTCGCATTTGGCGGATGATGTCGCCAATGTCATGGGGGAGCTGATGAACCAGATAGTGGGTGACTTCACCTTTAAGGTAAGGGAGCGTTTACAAACTTCTATCACGCAAAGTCAGCCGAAAATGATGGCAATCAGCAAACTGGTGCAGATATCCGTCGATACCGCGATGGACAGGCCGCAAATGCGCCGGGTGACTTTTACTACAAAAAATCACAATATTTTTTATCTTGAATTTGCCATGGACAGAACCGAATTCATTCAACTGCATGAATTTGAAAGTGCCGACAGCATAGACCCGGATAAAGTCATGGAAGAGTCACTGGCAGAAGCACAGGAAGATACCGGCGGAGGTGATTCAGATGAAGCGGATGATGATTTCCTCGCCGAACTGGGCTTATAA
- the elbB gene encoding isoprenoid biosynthesis glyoxalase ElbB — MKKIAVILSGCGVFDGSEIHEAVLTMLAINQQGAQYTCFAPNINQHHVINHLTGEVSEHETRNVLVESARIARGELADINTLKVDDFDALILPGGFGAAKNLSDFAFNGDKCQLHADVLTACQAFAKANKAAGYICIAPAMIPLVYGKGVKMTIGTDTETAAAVSAMGAEHLDCPVDDVVIDKTHKLVSTPAYMLANNMVEAASGINLLVKEVLAMA; from the coding sequence ATGAAAAAAATTGCAGTGATCTTAAGTGGTTGTGGTGTTTTCGACGGCAGTGAAATACATGAAGCCGTACTGACCATGTTAGCGATAAACCAGCAGGGGGCGCAATATACTTGTTTTGCGCCAAATATTAACCAGCATCATGTGATCAACCATTTAACCGGCGAGGTGAGTGAGCATGAAACCCGTAATGTGCTGGTGGAATCGGCGCGTATCGCCCGCGGTGAATTGGCGGATATTAATACCCTGAAAGTTGATGACTTCGATGCCCTGATTTTACCCGGCGGTTTTGGTGCGGCGAAGAATTTGTCGGATTTTGCCTTTAACGGTGATAAGTGTCAGCTGCACGCTGATGTGTTAACTGCCTGTCAGGCCTTTGCTAAAGCGAATAAAGCGGCGGGTTATATTTGTATCGCTCCGGCAATGATCCCTCTGGTATATGGCAAAGGGGTTAAAATGACCATCGGCACGGACACTGAAACCGCGGCGGCTGTTTCAGCAATGGGAGCAGAGCACCTTGATTGCCCGGTTGATGATGTAGTGATTGATAAAACGCATAAACTGGTTTCTACCCCGGCATATATGCTGGCCAATAATATGGTAGAAGCGGCATCGGGAATTAACCTGCTGGTAAAAGAAGTGCTGGCGATGGCTTAG
- a CDS encoding PLP-dependent aminotransferase family protein produces MRLLNRSSSEFLYQQVIDFIEKQQESGILRPGDKLPSLRKLSSQLEISVPTVKQAYVELERQGSICARPQSGYYLQAQQARKLMPMRAKWACCDPVEIECRSLIEQVHEAIHLPDTVALGISNPVNSHPPDKALARLMRAVISKVAEKAVSYGPINGDPKLRMQLGFRYQDLGADVNHEDIVITNGAQEALAIALQCVAEKGDVIAIESPCFFGMIELIESLGMKALEVYTCTEQGICPDELARVIKQHPVKACLFSTAINNPLGSFMPDERRQAIVTLLEQQDIPLIEDDVYSELYFGEQRPKPAQLYSEKGLVITCSSFSKTAAPGYRIGWLVPGKFAERAKRIKRAQSCSTPMLQQWTLNEYLMSGEYDRHLTVLRKKLSYNCERMRALIAAHFPNDICISKPQGGSVLWVRCRSYVNTEDFFRQAIARGVSFAPGSIFSPSGKYHNYMRISYGVQWCERIEQAITVLGELIHDSAK; encoded by the coding sequence ATGCGTTTACTGAACAGATCCTCATCAGAATTTTTATACCAGCAAGTGATCGATTTTATCGAAAAGCAGCAAGAATCAGGGATATTACGTCCTGGAGACAAATTGCCAAGCCTGCGAAAACTCAGCAGCCAGCTGGAGATCAGTGTGCCCACGGTGAAACAGGCTTATGTTGAACTGGAGCGCCAGGGCAGCATCTGTGCCAGACCCCAGTCCGGTTATTATCTGCAGGCACAACAGGCGCGTAAGTTGATGCCGATGCGGGCTAAATGGGCCTGTTGCGATCCGGTGGAAATAGAATGCCGCAGCCTGATTGAGCAGGTGCATGAAGCCATTCACTTACCCGACACCGTGGCGCTGGGCATTTCCAACCCGGTGAACAGCCATCCGCCGGATAAAGCCCTGGCGAGGTTAATGCGTGCGGTGATCAGTAAAGTGGCGGAAAAAGCCGTCAGTTATGGCCCGATTAACGGCGATCCCAAGTTGCGGATGCAGCTGGGCTTTCGTTATCAGGATCTTGGTGCGGATGTTAATCATGAAGATATTGTCATCACCAACGGCGCCCAGGAAGCCCTGGCCATAGCCTTGCAGTGTGTTGCCGAAAAAGGCGATGTTATCGCGATAGAGTCTCCCTGTTTTTTTGGCATGATCGAGCTGATCGAAAGCTTAGGTATGAAGGCACTGGAGGTATACACCTGCACCGAACAGGGCATTTGTCCCGATGAACTGGCCAGGGTGATCAAGCAGCATCCGGTCAAGGCCTGTTTGTTTTCTACCGCCATCAATAATCCTTTGGGCTCTTTTATGCCGGATGAGCGCCGCCAGGCGATAGTGACTTTGCTGGAGCAGCAGGATATCCCCCTGATCGAAGATGATGTCTACAGCGAACTTTATTTTGGCGAACAAAGGCCGAAACCGGCGCAACTATATTCGGAAAAAGGCCTGGTGATCACTTGCTCTTCCTTTTCGAAAACCGCGGCTCCGGGTTATCGCATCGGCTGGCTGGTGCCGGGCAAGTTTGCCGAGCGGGCAAAAAGGATCAAGCGGGCGCAATCCTGCTCGACCCCTATGTTGCAGCAATGGACATTAAACGAGTACCTGATGAGCGGCGAATACGACCGCCATTTAACCGTACTCAGGAAAAAACTCAGTTATAACTGTGAGCGTATGCGGGCCCTGATTGCCGCCCATTTTCCCAATGATATCTGTATCTCCAAGCCCCAGGGGGGCAGTGTGCTTTGGGTCAGATGCCGCTCTTATGTCAATACCGAAGATTTTTTCCGCCAGGCTATCGCCCGGGGGGTAAGCTTTGCCCCCGGCAGCATCTTCTCCCCTTCGGGTAAATACCATAATTATATGCGTATCAGTTACGGGGTGCAGTGGTGTGAGCGCATCGAACAGGCAATAACGGTTTTAGGGGAGCTGATACACGATTCGGCCAAGTAA
- a CDS encoding DMT family transporter — protein MNNTLLYVLTVLIWGSTWIAINYQLGEVAPETSLVYRFGLAALVLFLFCRMKNLPLAFTLRQHAQLIAFGVCLFGVNYYFLYLAQQHINSALTCIGFSTMMIVNILNARLWYKTKITKQVYYGAALGLFGIITLFWPQINDIDIGANTLLGLSLCLIGTVFASSGNMLSIKNQQMKLPVMQSNAWGMAYGTAFMAVLALVRGVEFNFSLTLPYVGSLLYLSIFGSVIAFGCYLTLLGRIGAHKASYATVMFPAVAVVISTFVEGFVWDLTTVIGFVCIMLGNLVVLSPAKQGAKNQADSTSHQQHISQEEVAKEEMTPAKA, from the coding sequence ATGAATAATACGCTGTTATATGTATTAACTGTGCTGATCTGGGGTTCCACCTGGATCGCCATCAACTACCAGTTAGGGGAAGTTGCCCCGGAAACCTCCCTGGTCTACCGCTTCGGTCTGGCAGCGCTGGTACTGTTTTTATTTTGCCGGATGAAAAATTTACCTTTGGCTTTTACCCTGCGCCAGCATGCCCAGCTGATAGCCTTTGGCGTTTGCCTGTTTGGCGTCAACTATTACTTTTTATACCTGGCCCAGCAGCATATCAACTCGGCACTGACCTGCATCGGCTTTTCCACCATGATGATCGTCAATATCCTCAACGCCAGGTTGTGGTATAAAACCAAAATCACCAAACAGGTCTATTATGGCGCCGCCCTCGGCCTGTTCGGCATTATCACCCTGTTCTGGCCACAGATTAATGACATCGATATCGGTGCCAATACCTTACTGGGTTTATCCCTGTGCCTGATAGGTACAGTGTTCGCATCCAGCGGTAATATGCTATCGATTAAAAACCAGCAAATGAAGTTGCCTGTGATGCAAAGCAATGCCTGGGGTATGGCCTATGGCACTGCGTTTATGGCGGTGCTGGCCTTAGTGCGCGGGGTTGAATTTAACTTTTCCCTGACTTTGCCTTATGTCGGTTCACTGCTTTATTTGTCCATTTTTGGCTCGGTGATCGCCTTTGGCTGTTACCTGACCTTGCTTGGCCGTATCGGCGCCCACAAGGCCTCCTATGCCACCGTGATGTTTCCCGCGGTTGCCGTTGTGATCTCAACTTTTGTTGAAGGCTTTGTCTGGGATCTGACCACAGTTATAGGCTTTGTCTGCATAATGCTGGGAAATCTCGTGGTATTGTCGCCTGCAAAACAAGGCGCTAAAAATCAAGCTGATAGTACAAGCCATCAACAGCACATATCACAAGAGGAAGTAGCAAAAGAAGAAATGACACCGGCTAAAGCTTAG